One genomic window of Quercus robur chromosome 6, dhQueRobu3.1, whole genome shotgun sequence includes the following:
- the LOC126689192 gene encoding uncharacterized protein LOC126689192 → MPFATIQTPVATIQAPIATLQTLVATIQTSFFRDDSNSDCDDSSAVRDASDAICNDSDSVRSRQFRRRSFATIQTPFATLQFTDRWQCFSSQRFQRCVMGKHFNS, encoded by the coding sequence ATGCCATTCGCAACGATTCAGACTCCGGTTGCGACGATTCAGGCGCCGATCGCGACACTTCAGACTTTGGTTGCGACGATTCAAACGTCGTTCTTTCGTGACGATTCAAACTCCGATTGCGACGATTCAAGCGCCGTTCGCGACGCTTCAGACGCCATTTGCAACGATTCAGACTCTGTTCGTTCGCGACAATTCAGACGCCGTTCGTTCGCAACGATTCAGACGCCATTCGCGACGCTTCAGTTCACCGATCGTTGGCAATGCTTCAGTTCCCAACGCTTCCAGCGATGTGTaatgg